Within Micromonospora narathiwatensis, the genomic segment AGCTCTCCGGACGCCAGCCGGCGATCACCTTGGTGAAGAGGCGCGCGTCGAGCCGTCGGTAGAACCGCTGTGCCGCCTCGTTCTCCGGCTTGACCTCCCACCGGATGACGAGCCCGTCGTCGGCCGCGACCCGGGCCAGCGCGAGCATCAGCGCCCGCCCGACCCCGGCGTCCCGGGCGGACGCCCGGACCCAGAGGTCGTCCAGCGCGAGGATGTCCCGCCCGGACCACAGGTGCACGCGGCGGAGCGCGGAGACGTAGCCGAGTGGCTGCCCGGCCCGCTCGGCGAGCAGGACGGTGACGTCGTCGCGGCCGAGCAGTTCGACCCAGCGGGTGGCGGTGGCGGTGACGTGCACGGCGTCGCCCTCGTGGGCGGCG encodes:
- a CDS encoding GNAT family N-acetyltransferase; the protein is MTQAITIRPAGPADASTVDTLVREIAAHEGDAVHVTATATRWVELLGRDDVTVLLAERAGQPLGYVSALRRVHLWSGRDILALDDLWVRASARDAGVGRALMLALARVAADDGLVIRWEVKPENEAAQRFYRRLDARLFTKVIAGWRPESYLPLLAPETDGASAPA